Genomic segment of Chitinophagaceae bacterium:
TGATATTTATTCAACTAATTTCCATTGCAATTATTACAGCAGTAGTTGAAATACAAAGATATAAAAAACGATTAAGACTATTATTTTAGGCAGGTGTCAATTGTTTTCAGTGATATTCCTGATATCATCCATTATCTTTTTTGCCATGGATTCAGCGGTATTTTCATTAGCACTTTCCGTATAAATACGAATTATAGGCTCTGTATTAGATTTTCTTAAGTGAATCCAGTCATCATCAAACTGAATTTTCAGACCGTCTTCTGTATTGAGGGGGTATTTTTTATATTTTTTCTTTAATTCTTCGAAAACCTTATCCATATTAACTTCAGCAGTTAGAGCAATTTTGTTTTTTGAAATATGATAATTGGGATATGATTTCCTTAGCGTAGAGGAGCGTTTTCCACTTTCTGCTAAATGCGATAAAAATAGTGCGATTCCGACAAGTGCATCTCTGCCGTAATGTAAGGGGGGGTAAATTACTCCTCCATTTCCTTCGCCGCCTATAACGGCATTGACCTCTTTCATTTTTTCCACAACATTTACTTCTCCAACAGCAGACGGGAAATACTCGCCTCCATGGCTTTCTGTTACTTCTTTTAATGAACGGGTAGAAGACATATTGCTGACAGTGTTTCCTTTTTCTTTTCCTAAAATATAATCAGCAACAGCTACCAAAGTATATTCTTCACCAAACATAGAACCGTCATCTGAAACTAATACTAAACGGTCCACATCAGGATCGACAGCTATGCCTAAATCGGCATTTTGTTTTTTCACTTCACTGGCTAAAGTAGACAGGTTTTCAGGTAGTGGCTCCGGGTTATGTGGAAAGTCGCCGGTGGGCTCACCATAAAGTGAAATCACTTTTTTTACACCCAAATGTTCTAATAAAACCGGAATAGATATGCCACCGGTTGAATTAACACTATCTACAACGATGGTGTAGTTCTTTTCTTTTATCAGGTCTTTTTTAACATGTGGAATATCAAGTATCAGCGCGATATGTTTTTCTATATAACCTTCCAATAAATGATATTTGCCAACTTGTTTAGCTTCTGAATAAAGAATATCTTCAGATTCTGCAAATTCTAA
This window contains:
- the glmM gene encoding phosphoglucosamine mutase, which gives rise to MTLITSISGIRGIVGGKPGEGLTPPDIIKFTTAYAYWINKQGNDSKKIIIGRDARITGEMVTNLVSGTLMAMGYDVYDLGLSTTPTVELAVMHEKAAGGLILTASHNPKPWNALKLLNHKGEFLNAKEGKEILEFAESEDILYSEAKQVGKYHLLEGYIEKHIALILDIPHVKKDLIKEKNYTIVVDSVNSTGGISIPVLLEHLGVKKVISLYGEPTGDFPHNPEPLPENLSTLASEVKKQNADLGIAVDPDVDRLVLVSDDGSMFGEEYTLVAVADYILGKEKGNTVSNMSSTRSLKEVTESHGGEYFPSAVGEVNVVEKMKEVNAVIGGEGNGGVIYPPLHYGRDALVGIALFLSHLAESGKRSSTLRKSYPNYHISKNKIALTAEVNMDKVFEELKKKYKKYPLNTEDGLKIQFDDDWIHLRKSNTEPIIRIYTESANENTAESMAKKIMDDIRNITENN